From a single Desulfonatronum thioautotrophicum genomic region:
- the trmFO gene encoding methylenetetrahydrofolate--tRNA-(uracil(54)-C(5))-methyltransferase (FADH(2)-oxidizing) TrmFO, translating into MSISMTEADMQSRLGTVAVIGGGLAGCECAWRLARSGVAVRLLEMKPDRFSPAHSSPHLAELVCSNSLRSEEPESAVGLLKLEMTDLESLVMAAARATRVPAGKALAVDRKLFAEWITRCIRDEPLITLVREEVRTLDDPKLKEADAVVVAAGPLAGEELAEDLRRVVGADHLWFYDALAPIVAADSIDMDVAFWGSRYNPEEHDYLNCPMDEVTYRRFHAELLTARKVPTRDFEKVVHFEACLPIETLAERGEMTMAFGPLKPVGLVDPRTGTQPFAVVQLRAENLGKTAFNLVGFQTKLAYPEQERVFRLIPGLERAEFLRLGAMHRNTYVDAPVALTPDLELRKRPGVFLAGQITGVEGYVESAACGLWLGHALAAKLQGRTLPPPPTETALGALLGHLRTPAKNFQPSNVNFGLMPELKARGKKAQRKVIRAQRAREAWARWRDMIASSGA; encoded by the coding sequence ATGAGTATTTCCATGACCGAGGCGGACATGCAAAGCAGGCTGGGAACCGTTGCCGTGATCGGCGGCGGGTTGGCTGGATGCGAGTGCGCGTGGCGGCTGGCCCGATCCGGTGTTGCCGTGCGCCTGCTCGAAATGAAGCCGGACCGCTTTTCCCCGGCCCATTCCAGTCCGCACCTGGCCGAGCTGGTCTGCTCCAACTCGCTGCGTTCCGAAGAGCCGGAATCCGCGGTGGGGTTGCTCAAGCTGGAAATGACCGACCTGGAGAGTTTGGTCATGGCCGCGGCCCGGGCCACCCGGGTTCCGGCGGGCAAGGCCCTGGCTGTGGACCGGAAGTTATTCGCGGAGTGGATCACCCGGTGCATCCGGGACGAGCCGTTGATCACGCTGGTGCGGGAGGAAGTCCGGACCCTGGATGATCCGAAGCTGAAGGAGGCGGACGCCGTGGTGGTGGCCGCCGGGCCCTTGGCCGGGGAGGAGTTGGCGGAAGATTTGCGCCGGGTGGTCGGCGCGGACCACCTTTGGTTTTACGACGCCCTCGCGCCCATCGTGGCCGCGGACTCCATCGACATGGACGTCGCGTTTTGGGGATCGCGCTACAACCCCGAGGAGCACGACTACCTGAACTGCCCCATGGACGAGGTGACCTACCGCCGGTTTCACGCCGAACTGTTGACCGCGCGCAAGGTTCCGACCCGTGACTTTGAAAAGGTCGTGCATTTCGAGGCCTGCCTGCCCATCGAGACCCTGGCCGAGCGCGGGGAGATGACCATGGCCTTCGGCCCACTGAAGCCCGTGGGACTGGTGGACCCGCGCACGGGAACCCAGCCCTTTGCCGTGGTCCAGCTCCGGGCCGAGAATCTGGGCAAGACGGCCTTCAACCTTGTCGGCTTCCAGACCAAGCTGGCCTATCCGGAGCAGGAACGCGTCTTTCGTCTGATTCCGGGGCTGGAGCGGGCCGAGTTTTTGCGTCTGGGGGCCATGCACCGCAACACCTACGTGGACGCGCCCGTCGCGCTTACTCCGGACCTGGAGCTGCGCAAGCGCCCTGGCGTCTTCCTGGCCGGGCAGATCACCGGCGTGGAAGGCTACGTGGAATCAGCGGCCTGTGGCCTCTGGCTGGGCCACGCCCTGGCCGCAAAGCTCCAGGGCCGCACTCTGCCGCCTCCGCCTACGGAAACCGCCCTGGGCGCGCTCCTGGGACACTTGCGCACCCCGGCCAAGAACTTCCAGCCCTCCAATGTCAACTTCGGCCTGATGCCCGAACTCAAGGCCCGGGGCAAAAAGGCCCAGCGCAAGGTCATTCGGGCTCAACGGGCCCGGGAAGCCTGGGCGCGCTGGAGAGACATGATAGCCAGTTCCGGAGCCTGA
- a CDS encoding Fic family protein → MIVSENIRITPEILKLVARIDEFKGAWQALGRLAPDRLTALRRVATIESVGSSTRIEGSRLSDLEVDRLLSNLQVTAFSSRDEQEVAGYAELMELMFSSWPDIPLTENHIKQLHQILLGHSKKDAWHRGKYKTHPNNVAAFDEYGRQVGIVFQTASPLDTPRLMSELVFWTTDQLRLSGLHPLLVIAVFVVVFLEIHPFQDGNGRLSRILTTLLLLQAGYAYVPYSSLESIVERNKEGYYQALRRTQATIRSQRPDWQPWLLFFLRSLAEQVRRLEQKIEREVRVLANLPELSAQIVEFAREHGRITMAQAIKLTGSSRNTLKQHFRDLVAGGVLARHGKGRGAWYAMEVSTMSRNHGGEERV, encoded by the coding sequence ATGATCGTATCCGAAAACATCCGCATCACCCCTGAGATTCTGAAACTGGTCGCCAGGATCGACGAGTTCAAGGGGGCCTGGCAGGCCCTGGGAAGGCTTGCTCCTGACCGGTTGACCGCCCTGCGCCGGGTGGCGACCATCGAAAGCGTCGGCTCCTCCACCCGTATCGAGGGCAGCCGACTCTCGGACCTGGAAGTTGATCGTTTGTTGAGCAACCTCCAGGTCACGGCCTTTTCGTCCCGCGATGAGCAGGAAGTGGCCGGCTATGCCGAATTGATGGAGCTGATGTTCAGCTCCTGGCCGGACATTCCCCTGACGGAAAACCACATCAAGCAGTTGCACCAGATTTTGCTGGGTCACAGCAAGAAGGACGCCTGGCACCGGGGGAAATACAAAACCCACCCGAACAACGTCGCCGCCTTTGATGAATACGGCCGACAAGTGGGCATTGTCTTTCAAACGGCCTCTCCACTGGATACGCCGCGGTTGATGTCGGAATTGGTGTTCTGGACAACCGACCAACTCCGTCTTTCCGGCTTGCACCCATTGTTGGTCATTGCCGTGTTCGTGGTCGTCTTCTTGGAGATTCATCCCTTTCAGGACGGTAATGGCCGCCTCAGCCGCATCCTGACGACCTTGCTGCTTCTTCAGGCCGGTTACGCATATGTTCCGTACAGCTCCCTGGAGAGCATCGTGGAGCGGAACAAGGAGGGGTATTACCAGGCCTTGCGTCGAACCCAGGCTACGATCCGGAGTCAGCGGCCCGACTGGCAACCGTGGCTGCTTTTTTTTCTCCGCTCACTGGCTGAACAGGTGCGGAGGTTGGAACAAAAAATCGAGCGGGAAGTCCGAGTTCTAGCGAATTTGCCGGAGCTTTCAGCGCAAATTGTAGAGTTTGCCCGCGAACACGGCCGGATCACCATGGCCCAGGCCATCAAATTGACCGGTTCCAGCCGCAACACTCTTAAACAGCATTTCCGCGATCTGGTCGCCGGGGGTGTATTGGCCCGGCATGGGAAAGGCCGGGGCGCGTGGTACGCAATGGAGGTTTCCACGATGTCGAGAAATCACGGAGGCGAAGAGAGAGTATGA
- a CDS encoding DEAD/DEAH box helicase, translating to MTSPSSIATFIKGIEHSQSLPANCLVHHEVLPERPGRFAPLPGDLPEGFSDCLDGLGVTRLYAHQAEAVGRIRAGRDVVAATPTASGKSLIYNLPVLEALYRDPAARALYLFPLKALAQDQLAGLREMVGGWPRECRPTLAVYDGDTDNQDRARIRREPPRILITNPDMLHLGLLAHHHLWRDLFRNLRFVVIDEVHVYRGVMGSHMAWVFRRLERICAFYGAKPAYVCCSATIHNPVELTRELTGRKAQLITESSAPQGRKHMLFLDAAEGPSRTALTLLEQALMQGLRTIVYTGSRKMTELLGIWSAQQLKEFRDRIGVYRAGFLPRERRRIEADLASGRLLAVISTSALELGIDIGDLDLCLLVGYPGSIMATWQRAGRVGRGGQESAVALLAYENPLDKFFIRHPDVFFLSPPEAAVLNPANPAIMEQHLLCAAADLPLDPDEPLMREEHVRTRAEALLNRGGLMRTADGRKLICPDENPHREVGLRGSGRSLLIFHGETGEQIGLMDWHRAFTDTHPGAVYLHQGKTYLVERLDLETGSVFVLPAKVNYFTRVRGEKRTRILGTQASRSLWNTTVHLGRLEITQRYPAFERRALRGHKLLKVVELDLPEQVFETEGLWLIIPETVRHSLENRQMHFMGGIHALEHACIGILPLLILTDRNDLGGISTPLHEDLDRAAVFVYDGIPGGIGLTRQAYARAETMLQRTLEAVDGCSCETGCPACVHSPKCGSGNRPIDKQAALAVLEALGGGTGRQGWIKADRPRSVQMASPDIVSHVPPGPVPIASPVLSLVAETSVEYGADTQDTLCASGQSSRTAALPRFAVLDVETRYSAHEVGGWNHTDLMGVSCAVLYDSKENAFLDYLQEDIPRLVEKLREFKLVVGFNILNFDYKVLRGVLDFDFRSLPSLDMLQVVHERLGYRLSLDHLARHTLNAPKSGNGLDALKWWKQGKIDKIITYCRHDVAITRDLYLHGRDKGFVLFQNKARKLVRLPVSW from the coding sequence GTGACCTCCCCCTCGTCCATTGCCACCTTCATCAAGGGCATCGAACATTCCCAGAGCTTGCCCGCCAACTGTCTGGTTCATCACGAAGTGCTGCCGGAGCGGCCCGGACGGTTCGCGCCCTTGCCCGGGGATCTGCCGGAGGGATTTTCGGACTGCCTGGACGGGCTGGGCGTGACCCGGCTGTATGCCCATCAGGCCGAGGCCGTGGGCCGGATTCGGGCCGGGAGGGACGTGGTGGCGGCCACGCCCACGGCAAGTGGCAAGAGTCTGATCTACAACCTGCCGGTGCTGGAGGCCCTGTACCGCGATCCAGCGGCCCGGGCCTTGTATCTCTTCCCGCTCAAGGCCCTGGCCCAGGATCAGCTTGCCGGACTGCGGGAGATGGTCGGCGGCTGGCCCCGTGAGTGCCGACCGACCCTGGCCGTGTACGACGGGGACACGGACAACCAGGACCGGGCCCGAATCCGCCGGGAGCCGCCCCGGATCCTGATCACCAACCCGGACATGCTCCACCTGGGCCTGCTGGCCCACCATCACCTTTGGCGGGATCTGTTTCGGAACTTGCGCTTCGTGGTCATCGACGAGGTCCACGTCTACCGCGGAGTGATGGGCTCGCACATGGCCTGGGTCTTCCGCCGCCTGGAGCGGATCTGTGCCTTTTACGGCGCAAAGCCCGCCTATGTCTGCTGCTCCGCCACCATTCACAACCCAGTGGAGCTGACCCGGGAACTGACCGGACGGAAGGCCCAGCTGATCACCGAAAGCTCCGCGCCCCAGGGCCGTAAGCACATGCTGTTCCTGGACGCGGCCGAGGGACCGTCCCGGACCGCCCTGACGCTCCTGGAACAGGCCCTGATGCAAGGCTTGCGGACAATTGTCTACACGGGATCACGGAAAATGACCGAACTGCTGGGCATCTGGTCCGCCCAGCAGCTGAAGGAGTTTCGGGACCGGATCGGGGTGTACCGAGCCGGCTTCCTGCCCAGGGAGCGCAGGAGGATCGAGGCGGACCTGGCTTCGGGCCGGCTGCTGGCGGTGATCTCCACCAGCGCCCTAGAGTTGGGCATTGACATCGGGGATCTGGATCTGTGCCTGCTGGTGGGCTACCCCGGCTCGATCATGGCCACCTGGCAGCGGGCCGGGCGGGTGGGGCGCGGCGGTCAGGAATCCGCCGTGGCCCTGTTGGCCTACGAGAATCCCCTGGACAAATTCTTCATCCGCCATCCGGACGTCTTCTTCTTAAGCCCACCCGAGGCCGCGGTGCTCAACCCGGCCAATCCGGCGATCATGGAGCAGCATCTGCTTTGCGCCGCAGCGGATCTGCCCCTGGATCCGGACGAGCCCCTGATGCGGGAGGAACATGTCCGCACACGGGCCGAGGCCCTGCTCAACCGGGGCGGACTGATGCGTACCGCGGACGGGCGCAAGCTGATCTGCCCGGACGAGAACCCGCACCGGGAAGTCGGCCTGCGGGGCAGCGGCCGGAGCCTGCTGATTTTTCACGGCGAGACCGGTGAGCAGATCGGGCTGATGGACTGGCACCGGGCCTTCACCGACACCCATCCCGGCGCAGTCTACCTGCATCAGGGCAAGACATACCTGGTGGAACGCCTGGACCTGGAGACCGGCTCGGTCTTCGTTCTCCCGGCCAAGGTGAACTACTTCACCCGGGTCCGCGGTGAAAAGCGCACCCGCATCCTGGGCACCCAGGCCTCCCGGTCGCTCTGGAACACCACCGTCCACCTGGGACGGTTGGAAATCACCCAGCGCTACCCGGCCTTCGAACGTCGGGCCCTGCGCGGCCATAAATTGTTGAAAGTGGTCGAACTGGACCTGCCGGAGCAGGTTTTCGAGACCGAGGGCCTCTGGCTGATCATCCCGGAGACCGTGCGCCACTCCCTGGAAAACCGCCAGATGCACTTCATGGGCGGGATCCATGCCTTGGAGCATGCCTGCATCGGAATTCTGCCCCTGCTGATCCTCACGGATCGCAACGACCTGGGCGGCATCTCCACCCCCCTGCACGAAGACCTGGACCGGGCCGCAGTGTTCGTCTACGACGGCATTCCCGGCGGCATCGGCCTGACCCGCCAGGCCTACGCCCGGGCCGAAACCATGCTCCAGCGCACCCTGGAGGCCGTGGACGGCTGTTCCTGCGAAACCGGCTGCCCGGCCTGCGTCCACTCCCCCAAATGCGGCTCCGGCAATCGCCCTATCGACAAACAGGCAGCCCTGGCCGTGCTGGAGGCCCTGGGTGGAGGGACAGGGCGGCAGGGATGGATCAAGGCCGACAGACCACGATCCGTTCAAATGGCGAGCCCGGACATAGTCTCACATGTCCCCCCTGGTCCGGTGCCCATCGCAAGCCCGGTACTTTCCTTGGTTGCTGAAACATCCGTGGAATACGGGGCGGACACGCAAGACACTCTTTGCGCTTCGGGGCAATCCTCCCGTACCGCCGCACTCCCTCGCTTCGCCGTGCTGGACGTGGAAACCCGCTACTCGGCCCACGAAGTCGGCGGCTGGAACCATACGGACTTGATGGGCGTGAGCTGTGCCGTGCTGTACGACTCCAAGGAGAACGCTTTTCTGGACTATCTCCAGGAAGACATTCCCCGGTTGGTCGAAAAGCTGCGGGAATTCAAATTGGTGGTGGGTTTCAATATCCTGAATTTCGACTACAAAGTGCTTCGTGGCGTCCTGGATTTCGACTTTCGTTCCCTGCCCTCCCTGGACATGCTCCAGGTGGTTCATGAGCGCCTGGGCTACCGCCTCTCCCTGGACCACCTGGCCCGGCACACCCTGAACGCCCCGAAATCAGGCAATGGACTGGACGCCCTGAAGTGGTGGAAACAGGGAAAAATCGACAAAATCATCACCTACTGCCGCCACGACGTGGCCATCACCCGGGACCTCTACCTGCACGGCCGGGACAAGGGCTTCGTTCTGTTCCAAAACAAAGCCCGCAAGTTGGTCCGGCTGCCGGTGAGTTGGTAG
- a CDS encoding DUF2442 domain-containing protein, whose amino-acid sequence MLFDVLSVEPRPGYILDLKFSNGEYRRFDMNPLLRMKPWNRIAAPAVFQRVRVVYGTLVWPGEIDIAPETLYDDSVPLNDSRTDE is encoded by the coding sequence ATGCTTTTCGATGTCCTTTCCGTCGAGCCTCGACCCGGGTATATTCTGGATTTGAAGTTCAGTAACGGGGAATACCGCCGTTTCGATATGAATCCACTGCTGAGGATGAAGCCCTGGAACCGGATCGCTGCTCCGGCTGTTTTCCAGCGCGTCCGCGTGGTCTACGGCACCCTCGTCTGGCCGGGTGAAATCGATATCGCTCCGGAAACATTGTACGACGATTCGGTCCCTTTGAATGATAGCCGTACCGACGAGTAA
- a CDS encoding DUF4160 domain-containing protein: MPTISMFYGILVLMYYRDNRRHHLPHVHIRYQGAEAAVSIEDGAILEGILPNKQLKMVQAWIEIHKEALMINWELAVSGEQPFRIPPLQ; encoded by the coding sequence ATGCCCACGATCAGCATGTTTTACGGCATCCTGGTATTGATGTACTATCGGGATAATCGCCGTCATCACCTTCCGCATGTCCATATCCGGTATCAAGGGGCCGAGGCGGCTGTCTCAATTGAGGACGGTGCGATTCTCGAAGGTATTTTGCCGAATAAGCAGCTCAAAATGGTTCAGGCGTGGATCGAGATTCATAAGGAAGCCTTGATGATCAACTGGGAATTGGCAGTAAGCGGTGAGCAACCTTTCCGCATTCCTCCATTACAGTGA
- a CDS encoding N-acyl homoserine lactonase family protein yields the protein MTDPKKWRIHPIVVGSKVFDQGMMTYQHAHGKPYTIPIYVWYLEPVGAPSQPVVLVDTGEMSPVQSEDREQAIGGKIHTFEEGLALHGLKPEDVDVVIHTHLHNDHCENDFKCANAVFYAHAKELERIHDPHPLDFRYNEEFIEDVEDADRFRVVTEDREILPGISVVHTPAHTEGGLTVLVDTPSGRAAITGFCVIDENLNPPKSVQAMEMEVIPPGTNINPCLAYDQMVRVKGLADILLPLHEPRFAAMSTIP from the coding sequence ATGACGGACCCAAAAAAATGGCGTATTCACCCCATCGTCGTGGGCAGCAAGGTTTTCGATCAGGGTATGATGACCTACCAGCACGCCCACGGCAAACCCTACACCATCCCGATCTACGTCTGGTACCTGGAGCCGGTGGGTGCCCCCTCCCAACCCGTGGTCCTCGTGGACACCGGAGAGATGAGTCCGGTCCAGTCCGAGGACCGGGAGCAGGCCATCGGCGGAAAAATTCACACGTTTGAGGAAGGGCTGGCCTTGCACGGGCTGAAGCCCGAGGACGTGGACGTGGTCATCCACACCCATCTGCACAATGACCATTGCGAAAACGACTTCAAGTGCGCGAACGCCGTCTTCTACGCCCACGCCAAGGAGCTGGAGCGCATCCACGACCCGCACCCCCTGGATTTTCGCTATAACGAGGAGTTCATCGAGGACGTGGAGGATGCCGACAGGTTCCGGGTCGTTACCGAGGACCGGGAAATCCTGCCCGGCATCTCCGTGGTCCACACCCCGGCCCACACTGAAGGCGGCCTGACCGTGCTGGTGGACACCCCCTCCGGGCGAGCGGCCATCACCGGATTTTGCGTGATCGACGAAAACCTGAACCCGCCAAAATCCGTGCAGGCCATGGAAATGGAAGTCATCCCCCCCGGTACGAACATCAACCCCTGCCTGGCCTACGACCAGATGGTCCGGGTCAAGGGCCTGGCCGACATCCTCCTGCCCCTGCACGAACCCAGGTTCGCAGCGATGTCCACCATTCCGTGA
- a CDS encoding PhoU domain-containing protein — protein MLTFQTLEDSHKFLLLETVVQVDATIDFFSDPKAEIGEEILARSESIHQLKNALENACFTRTNVQSSLSNQETHSIRAIHRMALCFRRIAQYCANMVRQAEHLGSDAFLRRFDCTALFSVVRLHLKIIPADLRELDESDALALCRCEARLDELFAQRMGEVTAAIKADLAMMEDGVTTIFILRYLERIGDELLRIGEALLSVVVGERIKVQEFTALRQGLSRLEPDDSLGNLSFRAIWGSRSGCVIGRVTSHSGERIFKECGLKKGRKEREHLEYWSAVMPGLAPKIYNYEENAETSSLLVEFLRGVPLDEALLAQDDLTRQQANAVLLPTLQRVWDTTLRRETIRPDFMEQLLRRLERVRQVHPDFCSSGLERSKLLELVEECRKVESRLVTDWTIMIHGDFNLNNIFYDQSSETIHYVDLYRSRRADALQDVSVYLVSNFRIPVFEKEIRRRIWDNMSMMYDFARKYAHEQGDASFHVRLGLALARSLFTSTRFELDESFARVMFQRAHELLREIAELDHADIAKYRPNLSRLDYDPRTEIGQDALMHVAAL, from the coding sequence ATGCTGACATTTCAGACGCTGGAGGACAGCCACAAGTTTTTGCTTTTGGAGACCGTTGTTCAGGTGGACGCAACCATCGATTTTTTTTCCGATCCAAAAGCGGAAATTGGTGAGGAAATTCTGGCCCGCAGCGAGTCCATTCATCAGCTCAAAAATGCCCTGGAAAATGCTTGCTTCACCCGCACCAACGTGCAATCCAGCCTGTCCAACCAGGAAACCCATTCCATTCGCGCTATCCACCGGATGGCGTTGTGTTTTCGACGCATCGCCCAGTACTGCGCAAACATGGTCAGGCAGGCAGAGCATTTAGGATCCGACGCTTTTCTCCGCCGATTCGACTGCACAGCACTGTTTAGCGTTGTTCGTCTGCACCTGAAGATCATCCCGGCGGATCTGCGGGAACTTGACGAGTCGGATGCCTTGGCCTTGTGCCGGTGCGAAGCCCGACTGGATGAACTGTTTGCCCAACGGATGGGTGAGGTCACCGCGGCAATCAAAGCAGACCTCGCCATGATGGAGGATGGGGTGACGACCATCTTCATCCTGCGCTATCTGGAACGGATCGGCGACGAACTGTTGCGCATCGGTGAGGCCCTGCTGTCCGTGGTGGTGGGGGAGCGGATCAAGGTTCAAGAATTCACGGCTCTCCGTCAGGGGCTTTCCCGGCTGGAGCCTGATGATTCGCTTGGAAATCTCAGCTTTCGCGCCATCTGGGGATCTCGGTCCGGATGCGTGATCGGCCGGGTCACCAGCCATTCCGGAGAGCGCATTTTCAAGGAATGCGGGCTGAAAAAAGGACGCAAGGAACGGGAGCATTTGGAGTACTGGAGCGCGGTCATGCCTGGCTTGGCTCCGAAAATATACAATTATGAAGAAAATGCGGAAACCTCTTCGCTGCTGGTGGAGTTTTTGAGGGGTGTGCCCCTGGACGAGGCCTTGCTGGCCCAGGACGATCTGACCCGGCAACAGGCCAACGCGGTGCTTTTGCCCACGCTGCAAAGGGTTTGGGATACGACTCTGCGTCGGGAGACGATTCGACCGGACTTCATGGAGCAGTTGTTGCGGCGTCTGGAACGGGTGCGCCAGGTCCATCCTGATTTTTGTTCTTCAGGTCTGGAACGTTCAAAGCTCCTGGAGTTGGTCGAGGAATGCCGGAAGGTGGAATCCCGGCTGGTTACGGATTGGACGATCATGATCCATGGTGACTTCAACCTGAACAATATTTTTTATGACCAGTCCAGCGAGACCATTCACTATGTGGATCTTTACCGGTCCCGCCGGGCTGATGCGTTGCAGGATGTTTCGGTTTACCTGGTATCCAACTTCCGGATACCAGTGTTTGAAAAAGAGATTCGGCGGCGAATCTGGGACAACATGTCCATGATGTACGATTTTGCACGGAAGTACGCGCATGAACAAGGTGATGCCTCCTTTCATGTCCGGCTCGGACTGGCTCTGGCCCGCTCCCTGTTTACCTCCACCCGTTTTGAATTGGATGAGTCCTTTGCACGGGTCATGTTCCAGCGGGCCCATGAGCTGTTGCGTGAAATTGCCGAATTGGACCACGCTGATATCGCGAAATATCGGCCGAATCTGTCCCGGCTCGACTATGATCCGCGAACTGAAATTGGTCAGGACGCCTTGATGCATGTGGCCGCTCTTTGA
- a CDS encoding aminopeptidase, which produces MTIQNTEPKPECVDSLERNQELFRHEELERYADVLLWAVERSRGRPLKTSETVLIEYDGLARTLAEVLYARILERGLVPVQHQRASPTMEQNYLVWANNKRLNMVAPGDWERQGGVNGLIRILAPESLTHLEKITPEIQTRRDAARDPLREMLYFRELSGQVGRTVAVYPTLALAEAAGVSLSEYAARVRTACMLGSDDPVRDWKRFATEQAPVLEWLNAMPIQGLHIQSARVDLRLRLGERRVWLGMTGRNMPSYEIYTSPDCRFTEGVFQADQVVYVGGVPVEDVRLAFQQGRVISVKARQGAERLRRFLALDEGAWRIGEFSLTSRTHSRITGYMANTLFDENIGGIEGNCHIALGSCHPDAFAGNPADFVHALRRELGFNESTQHWDLVNTEQRQVAAILTDGSRRVIYEDGDFTA; this is translated from the coding sequence ATGACCATACAGAACACCGAACCGAAGCCCGAATGTGTTGATAGCCTGGAACGCAACCAGGAGCTGTTTCGCCATGAAGAACTGGAGCGGTATGCCGACGTACTGCTTTGGGCTGTGGAACGCTCCCGGGGCAGACCGCTGAAGACTTCCGAGACCGTGCTCATCGAATATGACGGCCTGGCCAGAACGCTGGCCGAGGTGCTGTATGCCCGCATCCTGGAACGCGGACTGGTCCCGGTGCAGCACCAGCGCGCATCGCCGACAATGGAGCAAAATTATCTGGTTTGGGCGAACAACAAACGGCTGAATATGGTCGCACCTGGGGACTGGGAACGGCAGGGCGGGGTGAACGGCTTGATCCGGATCCTGGCTCCGGAAAGCCTGACACATCTGGAGAAGATCACGCCGGAAATCCAGACACGCCGGGACGCGGCCCGGGATCCACTCCGAGAGATGCTCTATTTCCGAGAACTCAGTGGGCAGGTCGGGCGGACCGTAGCGGTTTATCCCACTTTGGCTCTGGCCGAGGCCGCGGGGGTCAGCTTGTCGGAATACGCAGCCCGGGTGCGTACGGCCTGCATGCTGGGCAGTGACGACCCGGTGCGCGACTGGAAGCGCTTTGCAACGGAGCAGGCTCCTGTTTTGGAGTGGCTGAATGCAATGCCCATCCAGGGGCTGCATATTCAATCCGCTCGGGTGGATTTACGGCTGCGTCTGGGGGAACGGAGAGTCTGGCTGGGTATGACCGGACGGAACATGCCCAGCTACGAAATCTATACATCCCCGGACTGCCGGTTTACCGAGGGAGTATTTCAGGCCGATCAGGTGGTCTATGTCGGCGGGGTTCCGGTGGAAGACGTCCGCCTGGCGTTTCAGCAAGGCCGGGTGATCAGCGTCAAGGCCCGGCAGGGGGCCGAACGACTGCGTCGTTTTTTAGCGTTGGACGAGGGGGCATGGCGCATTGGTGAGTTTTCCCTGACCAGCCGGACGCATTCCCGGATCACCGGGTATATGGCCAATACATTGTTCGATGAAAATATCGGCGGCATCGAGGGCAACTGCCATATTGCCCTGGGTTCCTGCCACCCTGATGCATTTGCCGGAAATCCGGCGGATTTTGTCCACGCCTTGCGTCGGGAACTGGGCTTCAACGAATCCACCCAGCACTGGGACCTGGTGAATACCGAACAGAGACAAGTTGCCGCTATCCTGACCGACGGCAGTCGCCGCGTCATTTACGAGGATGGTGACTTCACGGCCTGA
- a CDS encoding CsgG/HfaB family protein codes for MARQRPRYSLIFMVLAMGILLALSGCVTTPKPGGAGGHTVTGAAGGETAEGQSGELERCPQPLGTASVFEDRNQSWWRYYSTRYSHLGSTIPIIRTMIQQSNCFVLVERGRSMDALADERRLMQSGELREGSDFGKGQMVAADYTISPSIQFSEQGTGGVGAFAGGLLRRVAPGAGSAVAGAAGGLRSNEAATTLLLVDNRSSLQLAAAVGNARNWDFGLGGGIFSSLSGGAAGYSNTPEGKVITAAFVDSYNQMVRALRAYRAQDVEGGMGMGGTLPIN; via the coding sequence ATGGCTCGTCAACGTCCACGCTACAGCCTGATCTTCATGGTTCTTGCAATGGGCATCCTTTTGGCCTTGTCCGGATGCGTCACAACGCCTAAACCCGGCGGGGCCGGAGGGCATACCGTAACCGGAGCCGCGGGAGGAGAAACAGCCGAGGGTCAGAGCGGCGAATTGGAGCGTTGCCCTCAGCCTCTTGGCACCGCTTCCGTTTTTGAGGACAGGAATCAATCCTGGTGGCGCTACTATTCTACACGATATTCCCACCTTGGGAGCACCATACCGATCATCCGGACCATGATCCAGCAATCCAACTGCTTTGTCCTGGTGGAGCGGGGGCGATCGATGGACGCTTTGGCTGATGAGCGCCGGCTCATGCAGTCCGGCGAATTACGGGAAGGTAGCGATTTTGGAAAAGGCCAAATGGTTGCGGCTGATTATACCATTAGCCCGTCCATCCAGTTTTCGGAACAAGGGACAGGCGGCGTCGGCGCATTCGCCGGCGGGTTGCTGCGCCGGGTTGCCCCAGGGGCTGGCAGTGCTGTTGCCGGAGCAGCTGGAGGCTTGCGGAGCAATGAGGCCGCGACAACCCTATTGCTCGTCGACAACCGATCCAGCTTGCAGCTTGCAGCGGCGGTGGGCAACGCCAGAAACTGGGATTTTGGACTCGGCGGAGGCATTTTTTCCAGCCTTTCCGGGGGGGCCGCCGGGTACAGCAATACGCCTGAAGGAAAAGTAATCACAGCCGCGTTTGTTGATTCCTACAATCAGATGGTCCGAGCCCTGCGGGCCTACAGAGCCCAGGATGTCGAGGGTGGAATGGGCATGGGCGGCACGTTGCCGATCAACTGA